The sequence aaaatgaggcggaagcgctagttggattctggatgaatctccactttaaccaaccaatcaaccaaGTTTGGGTGCTGTATGACATAGACTGCTGGGGAATTTTCGATAGTTAACTTGagagaaattgcagaaaaaaaaaaaaaaaagacgacATAGGCCGATCCATAGTCAAATCGAGAGGGTTCCactaataaaaagcagtggttctacaataggtatataaaaatagtatcttttgtgctaattgaaTCTGGGTTGTGTCACTCAGACAGTACCTCTACCACCATGTTTGGGTTTTAGAAGGGTACGGGCAAATGCTTGTTGTTTAACTGTTACATGCCAACTGGCATTCTTACTCTGAGTTACTTCATCCAATAGTCACTGTACGTGAGTAAAAAGCAGTAATAAAATTATGCTGGtttcaatattatatttatctttggagtcaatattttcttttactatttgctttccaaaattttaattcatttcatttcatttcttacGACTATCCAATAGCATAGGCAATTGTGAATCGCCAATTTCTAATGGATCTGTTAGGATTCTATTATAAGTAACTCTGGTTCAGAATCCGATATTATAAGTAATTCTTTCGAAACTACTCCATCAGAACCTATTGAATCCCCATCAGCGTCTAAGGAATCTCCATCAGCGTCGATTGAATCTGCATCAGCGTCTGGAGAATCTCCATCAGCGTCTAATGAATCTGCATCAGCCTCTAACGTATCTCCATCTGCAGCAGCTGCCAATGGTTCTGTTGCATCGTCAAGAGTGTAATTGACACTTGGCAATTTGCTGATGAAGACGATTACTGTATTTggaaattacaatatttataattaaagtcAATACATTTAAATCGATTTCTTAATCATTGCATAAAATCCAGATTTTACCACTAATCAGCACAAACAAGCAAATGAATTTCCTTAACATTTTGTAAACACAATTTCCAATACATGAGTTAGAACTGTCTGAAGAAGCTGTCACAGTAAGGGGCTTATATAGTAAACCCGGTAGCCAAAAGCTGCTaaagcaattatttttattacgaaATCGTGTGCCATGAATTTCGGACGTGTAAAGGAACACACGCTTACATccagttaataaataaataagtaataataaatataataattcaaaaataataaataataaaaaaaaattataatggcATCAAAGTAACGAAGTAGCTGACCAAAGAGAGAAGTCTACTGCTGTGATAAGGATATCTCCGCCCTATTAACAATCATCTTTGTCCATTGATGAGTCCAAGATGGAGTGGAGCGCGACATGTGCTTAGGTAAATACAACAAGTGCTACACCCAATTAGGGCTGCACCGGCTGGATCAACGGTATAAGTGATTTCATCAGTCTTCTTATTGGGCATACTCTATTGGGCATATCGTCACCACGAGGTTCCTGGGCACAAGAGTAATGAGAAAGCAGACGAGCTAGCAAGGAAAGGTTCGGCGCTAAGCACAACAGAGGCGGTGGTAGTTGCTACCCCACTCACACCCACTGCGTCACACTGCTATGCTTTAGTAGAAATAAGGTGGAAGAAATTAACTGCAAGtactacaacaagaaaaacatggtCATCCTACATCATCCAGAGAACAAATTAagtgttaggatgctctcgcttACACATTTCATGTATTACTGTCACCTTTACATGTTACTGcaaggtaggggatcatgcagccaaaCTCAACCTTCCTTTCAGTCACATCTACAAGAGCTGTCAGGCGGAGGAGGTGGAAGAAAGTCTTTTCTATTATGTATGCGAAAGTCCAGGTTTAGCCAGAACAatacttcgctctttcggtaaacCTTTTCTACAACAAATACATGAAATCTCAGACATAGAGATAAAGAATTGCTGTTATATCTAGTtctcacgaaatggatctgacgtaaaaaacaaaaaaaaaaaaaaaacaaaaaaaaaaccaagacatcacacgagaacagtggtaataaaacggcgctagtccctaattaagattatttaagtagaaatactcaaccacttcaacaaaaacaacaccacTAACGGGAAGCACTTTTTAGATGGctctatattttttactatcatTAGAAGAACGAGTTTCGCCAATCAGCATCTTACAGAAatattgcctttttttaaacacacttttattagctcgggttgtatgtatagggttattcgataggtgcgcttcaacttttttgcgatagggagggcgaacgacgcaatattttttatttttcgcttgtcatttgtaaacttcattactatacatttcatcatgtaaCGGAatatttgagcttaattttcactggcttctaaaaatctgattgacttggaattttgcacacctatcaaggaccgatgacaatgcaataatttgataaaagttttccattatccttattaggattgccaggattaatattttctttttttacctgtgggcaaaaggtaacctgaatttaattttaaaatgaaaaatctttgatTCTAATGAAATCCGTCTTTTATGCGCATTTAACCCCAACATCTACCGTTTCTACTAAATGtgtcttataatacgttcacatatgtataagtattacactgtgtgacaaaaaaaaaaattaaatatacttttatggagacctagcacaacttgtaggtatagtaaaactaagaaaaatggtataggagaaatttccaatacacccccaaaatctcattttatggccataaaaccgtttttcagtaggttgatgtgaacaatcactcctaactttgccaattttcatccaatttcgaatttgtttttttagttcgaaagaacaaaaaaacgcctttttgacagtgtattgacaatttttctgaaatgacaactgacgagactgtagacggaagtatttggaatttttttattttttctctattttttcaactttgacataatttttacgatattatccgatattgaggaatttttttagtaccccactgttatagtaaatttaattttgcgtcaaatgagctatatttgactgtaattgaattaaaattaatagagttgtgtgagttttaagattttatttctttttttttactaatttggtatgtaggtataacttacgctaaatgggaataaggacgtgttttgatgcgttattatagatacgtaagtcttattggagtatatatgtatacataagagtacactgtactgcatacaacagaactggctagaacttacgaaaatatctgccatattatcacacttttttttttcaatagaaatatgaaaaagctcccaagtgtaccaaagttcacactgtacattgattaacaaaagaagtttgttattataatttaaccttattaaaacgtcaaagttttattgtttgtttcattgaaattcaagagatataaatcaaaacgttgccagaaaagtcgaatttctcaatattctccgatgatgtggcatcatcatcaaccagatgattgttatttttataaaacggacgtaaacggtcatcattataaagctcgaaagcacataaagtatgctgatgttgcaactgttaagaaccccgtagacttggacgatatgatttactcaactgcaggtcatgaactgaaggaagttcaactcattgctgatgatgatcaaactgataacaataaacctgatgatgtagagtactttccgtctggttctaagtcttcaaaacaacacattgtatcaaattcagattttcaggatctttctcgtgatttacttctatcgggaagacaatctgaaacgctcgcttctcgatttaaacaatggaatatAGTTGATAAcaacttcagatgaatgatgatgatcgaatttcttacagagaagtattcaaaactgctAAAGAAAATGACaagtgtaccgtaccatactaaactccaaagggccgtttccactgcatttttaagtttggaaccagttccgctgtgtactgcaccgtaccgcaccgtaccataccgtacagtgctgcactgcacaaaactccaataaatattatgtgctTATAATgtcacttgttatcattttcatgcttcgaaacgcataccaaatctcgtagtaaaaaaaaagtaaaaatcttaaaacccacacaattctatta comes from Anastrepha ludens isolate Willacy chromosome 3, idAnaLude1.1, whole genome shotgun sequence and encodes:
- the LOC128856708 gene encoding uncharacterized protein LOC128856708 → MLRKFICLFVLISVIVFISKLPSVNYTLDDATEPLAAAADGDTLEADADSLDADGDSPDADADSIDADGDSLDADGDSIGSDGVVSKELLIISDSEPELLIIES